Part of the Pseudoliparis swirei isolate HS2019 ecotype Mariana Trench chromosome 3, NWPU_hadal_v1, whole genome shotgun sequence genome, CACCGAGAGCCGAGGCTTCCTTCCCACTTAATGAACTGAAAGCATTATTCTCTCATGGAAGTCTGCGGATGCAttgtgctgcagctgctggatgtACACTGGATGTACATTTCATATGTACTGAGTGAAGAGTATTTGCTGCATTCgattaagaaaaaaagaaatggcagACGTGGCTGTACATCTACGTGATGCAACAGAATTGATGATTATCCAACTGCCTCCACAATACTTATTTAAAGTTACGCTCCAAAacagatttgtatttatttgagaCTTTTCTTGGTTGAcgtgttgtgttttttaatacatttatcaCAGATACAATGTTGGCCGTACGTTCTACATCTGTAGCCGAAGGGAGTGGCCCGACCCAAATGTAGCGGCTGCATACTATACTATACGTGCTTTGTTGCAgctgggactgagtgagagtgcACACGTCTACTGTATGAAAATAGGACTGTTCTTGGACTTCACTATCTGTGACTGTGCTaccaaataatgaaataaaccaAAATTACATTTCAGTTTCTCGGGTAGGTCGTTACACTTGACTGAACGCCGTCACTGCCACTCTGAAGTCTGACACTTCAGCATCTGATTTGTCTGTCGCTATGGAAAACACCACAAGATGGAAGGGAAACGAGGACTTAATCCAGACATTTCTGTCATCCCCTTTTAATCCTAGTTGACTAAAGCAAACTCCACGGGCTACCAGTGTCTTAGTTTTTGCTGGCGGACACATTTTCAGGAGAAAACAGGGGGCGGGTGTGATCTGAATCTCAGGAggagtgggtgtgagtgtgatgGTGCAGTTTATGTGGAGATATCTTTAATGCTAAATCAGATTTATTGGCTTGGCCCCTAATATGAGTGGAagactctttttatttattataaattagACACTTATGATTAGCTTCATTTTAGATAGAGATTGCAAAAATTAGTGTGCTAAAACTAGCCCATTAAATATCCGCCTTCTCTCATTCACCATTTCCTGTAAACCAGTTCGTCCtcattttcattcttttttttctcagtccAAATATGAATGCAGCCAATGTCATCTCAGGACACTTCAATATGTCCCGAAGTGAGTCTTGAGTCAGTGGTGAGTCACAAAGGCTCTACGAGAGAGAGACCCACCTGCACACCCTTTATTATTACGTCCGCTTCACAACTTCTTTCTGACTTACGTTTGCAGCGGAATTGAACGAAATGATATCCCCCACAGCCGTACTTTATTACCTCGCTGCATCGTTCGGTTGCCATGATGTCTACTTCTTCCTTTTGCTTAGTCACTATCATGAGTGCAGGGAGAGTGGAATTACTGGCGGCATCGAAAGGCATCACATTGACACATCTATCCCGAGTTGCGGTTGTGATACAGTGAATacaataaaaaaggaataagTAGAGAGTATGCATCCTCCTCAGTGGGGAGTGTGAGACCATGTGCCGACGGACGTCTGCTTCCAGGATGTCATCCACATGTCCTGTATGGAGCACTTTACAGTAGCCTGTTCCTTCATTAACACTGGAGTGGTAAATAACTCGTTGGTACAATTACCAGAGCACGGAGAGGAAATATTTCAGTTTTAAGAATTTAAGTCTTACTAAACACCAGGTCTGTGGACCTTTCTAGTttgcaagttttttttaaatgcctccCGTTTTACTTTTTGCTCAGTTCTTTATTGTGTTAAGTCTTCTTAGGTCAAGGAGTGAAACGTCACTCGGCACCACATTTGCTGTTCGTAGTAGAATGCATGGAAGTCATTGGCTTGTTGCTTATTTGTTTGGGATTTCGTGCCCAGTTAACAGGATTATTACAGACCCGGAAAGTGCAAAAGATTGATTTTGACAGGATGGGACTCGCTGGGAGATGGACCAACCCTAAAAACACCAGTGTGAAACGTCATCCTCTGCCCCGAAGCCAGTCCATGAccaagtagtagtagtaatgcAATTACACAATCATCTCAGCGCTGTCCTCGTTCGCAACACGACCAGCCAATAGGTGATGAGTCTGCAGTGCCTCTGAACTGTGATCTTAAAGTTACCATTTATTAATGGGACATAGTGGTTATTGTATGACAGGTAAACATTAATAATGTTTTTGCCGTCACAAGGCAGAGTCTTTGACAGCAACAGCTAAGCAGGGAAGAATGTGGGCTGAACACGACTTGGtctctatttctttttttcttctttaaaaaaaaaagcagttaCTTAGTCCTAGTGTCCATAGTCctagtgtacatttcttttacTTTTGGTCACATTGTATATTGCCTGTTTTAATAACAAACGTACATGAACTAGTGTTTGACCTCTCGCATAACCTCATTTAGGTCTGCATATCTTAATCATTCCTTTTGAGTGATCAACCCTTCATGCGTCTCATTATCGAACATGTACAAATGATTAGATTATACGTGGTAGCGTAGCAACAACGCGCTACTTGAAGCTCCCGCTCCACCACCATGACTCAAGAAAAACGCATACATGACCTTTGCATCCCCCTTTTCTCAGCACCGAGGCTTCCAGCCTTATTCACACCACCAATGACGTCAGGTAGTCCCCGGCGCTTTTGTACTCTGccgcctgagagagagagggggggggggggggttgtcacaCCAGGGCAGGAGAGCGAGGGCAAAGGAGCAAGGAAAGAACACAAGGGAAGTGTGGAATGGGGAGCTGTAGGACTGCGGCAAGCCTTCATTATGGGAATTTTAATCCATTAAATGGAAATGTGAGGCGGCGACGTGGAGGTCTGACCCAGCCTCGACTTCGGCCCGGCGCAGCCCCTTCCTCCCGCTGCCCTGCGGCTCTTCCAGTGTGTGTCCTGTGGATATTAATGGCCATGCAGAgatctgtcaaagaggaagttaTTGGTTGTCCTGCCCGGCCCTTTGTTTGTATTAACACTCAGCTGTTTGGAAGCTTGACTGCCTTGTTCAAGGATGAGTCACGAGAGAGCCGACGCGATTGATGAGCTTTATGGGTCGACAGAGCTCCATTCATCACCCCCACCGCCGCATTCTGCTCGCCCCGCAGGCTGAAACAAAAGGCAGACGTGTTGTTTGGGCCTCGTTTTTCTGACCTCTCTGTTGCTCCAGCGCTGACCTACTCCACTGGTTGCATATGCTGTAGGTCAGATACTCGTTTACGCTCGTTGTAATTCAATGGGCTATGGCTGCTTCAGCAATGAGTAAGAAGGGGGGGGATCATTACGCAACGGATGCCATTTATTGTTTGCCTGGCTTCTACTCGTTCAGTACAGAGGTCATTCTGTTTATGACTGTTGTACATTTTTACAATGTCTTGTGTAGGAAACACTCCTTAGTGAGTGAGCCCAACCGTCATCAGTGCTGCCCGAGGCCCTCGAGGGGGCGCCGATCATTGTAAAGTAAAGAACAAGAAGCACGTTTGGTTGTTGCTCAGTGACGATGGCAACGTGTCGATGTTTAGAAGGTAACATTCACTAGGTTCACAATCTAGGTCCAGCATGCCGACGCTTGTTAATTAGCAACGAACAAAGAGCAGCCAGGGCTGATGGAATATAGTGTTCCAGTTATTTGGTCAAAAAACATTGAACAAATTGAAATTATGACCAGATGGAGCCAGATTAAAGTCGAGCGATTATCAAAGCCACTCGAAATTTCATCTTTTGGGACCTCCAAATATCTAGTTGATTTCATGCCAATGCATTTAATATTCAGCTGGCGCATCGATCAAACGCGGTTTGTGGATGTGCCAGAGAAAAGTTTGAGCGCACCAAAGTAATcaggatcagaatcagaaactttTTATTGCTATGTATATTTTCACATTCAAGGAATGTGTCGTGGCGGGTGGTGCGACAAGAGACaatgacaataacaacaatcaacacagtgcgataattaattatataaataagaagaaaaagtgcACAGTCTATTCAAGGTAAAGAGCTACGTGTATTTAAATGAAGAATTAAGTGATGTGCAGGGGAGTCACTGGAGTCAGCCAGTGGGGGACCCGAGCTCTGttcatgagcccgactgccgacagGAAGAAGCTGCctgtgtggcgggaggtcttggtcctgatggacctcagcctcctgccagaggggagggactcaaACAGTTTGTGACCAGGGTGAGAGGGGTCAGCTGCAATCTTCCTTGCTCGCTTCAGGGTCctggaagcaaacaagtcctGGAGGGCCGGCGGACCCTCTCAGCAGAGCGGATGGTGCGCTGCAGCCTGGCCCTGCCCTTGGCGGTGGCTGCAgggtaccagacggtgatggaggagcagaggatttaatttaatttgtgagAACCATGAATATCCGTTCCAAAGTTAACGGCAATTTACCAAATAGTTAAGATGTGATGGTTGCACTAAAAATAGAATATGTGTACCAAATCTTAAGGTAACCCATCCAGGGGAAGATATTATACAAATGCCAACGGTATGGCGATAAGAGAAAGTCAGGGCAATCCCCAAGCTCAAaggggttcatcctctggggaccatcgATGTCTGTACAGAACTGCTTTTTGTATTATAAACATTTTGACCCAATGAAGGTGAGGACACCTCATGGAAGTGGCTCATGCTCTGGGCAGCTTGATTGTGTTTGACGGACACCGGCTGACTGACATCTCCATCCTCAGGCTCTCCAGGCCATTTTCATGCACAGGCTGCGAGCTTTTGAATAACGTTTCTGTCTGGAGCCATGCCAATGACATTGCTGTGACCACCAGTGTACGAGTTGGCAGAAAGGTGCGAGATATGAAATGGCTCGTTGGCACTTCTCCCCACCCACAGTGCTGCAGCATTCTCCATACCATCAGTCATGTCAGCATCCTCGCCATTCGCAGCTTGTGGCTCATGTTTCCAGCAGAGATAGAAATGGCTCTCCCAAACAAAGCAGACTTTgcagtcaccatggaaacaggaGATTGCATCAATGATTCATCTTTGgcttccccctccctcccttttacAGTAATCTCATTAAAGATGCTCTGTTCTGTAGCAGAGAACTGTCGCTGTGATCGCATTCATGTCTGCTGAGGATGAGCTGATGAGATGGAGACATGAGCACTCGTACATTGTGTCAATCGACTGGAGTAGCAACTGGAACAGGGTTTAGTCGCTACTGTGTTATTGGAGTCTGACCAAAGCAGAGTGACACAGCTGTCGGCTCATCGTGACTAGGATGCACCCCAAAAGGTCACAGGTTTAATCCATcgtgtccttgagcgagacgTACGCTGAGGCTCTGCCATGTGTCGAGGATGCTGCGCGCACACAACCCCTGGGTAATACACACAACCCCTGGGTAATACACACAACCCCTGGGTAATACACACAACCCCTGGGTAATACACACAACCCCTGGGTAATACACACAACTCCTGGGTAATACACATAACCCCTGGGTAATACACATAACTCATTGGTAATACACATAACCCCTGGGTAATAAATGTCTTGCAGTGTGATTAAAGAGTTCCAAGTGACCCGTTGTCGTCTTTCTAACAATGCAGCAGCAGAGTGCTACTGTACGGGTAAAGTTCAAACACCTGAGTTGTTGTGCTAACTGTTACTTGGCAGCCAACGCACTAAACAAGAACTACAAAGCATTTATTTTGCTGTTACGGCACAGTGCTCCACTTTATTCAAGAAACTGAATTACCATTAAATAATTAGTAAATGCTGAATGATTTTTTGCCTTTTCCTATTTTAAATACATAAGAAAGATCAACACAATCCCCTCAGTTTTAAATGTAGTTTCATGGGGACCGTAACAGCGGTCAGTACGTTCCACGGGACCGTCCAGACCCCCTGCTCTGCTCTGATCATGGAACGGAAAAAGAAAGTAACAACAGGCGTTACACTCAGAAAAGGTTTGTAAAGATGCCTCTGCTGCACAGTCCCAGCGGGGTATAAAGGATTAGATCCTCCAGCCAGACACAGGCCTGTCCAAACAAGACAAAACTTTCAGAGCTGCGGCCAGCCAATCAGGAGTCACCTAAGAGGATGGAGGCGTAGTTCACCGCGCAGAGGCAGTTTCCTTGGGTGTTGTCCAGTTTGTCTCGAAGCATCCGTGATAGTTTTCAGAATTGTAGCTTTGCATTTATTCTCTTATGTTTAGTTTGACGTGTGCAAAGAGGATTAGTCATACATGGTAGTATGCAACAGGTTGTAACTTTCCAACTTGTCAAGTGTTACAAGATAACTGATTACAAAAAACATGCCAACGCCTGTTCATTTCTCTCTAGTTGACAGAGCTGAATGAAGCGCTATCCAACGAGGAGAGGAACCTGCTCTCCGTGGCCTACAAGAACGTGGTCGGGGCGAGGCGGTCATCCTGGCGCGTCATCTCCAGCATTGAGCAGAAGACGTCCGCCGACGGCAACGAGAAGAAGATCGAGATGGTGCGCGCGTACCGGGAAAAGATCGAGAAGGAGCTGGAGGCCGTCTGCCAGGACGTGCTCAACCTCCTCGACAACTTCCTGATCAAGAACTGCAACGAGACGCAGCACGAGAGCAAAGTGTTCTACCTGAAGATGAAGGGCGACTACTACCGCTACCTGGCCGAGGTGGCCACGGGGGAGAAGAAGGCCGCGGTGGTGGAGTCCGCCGAGAAGTCCTACAGCGAGGCCCACGAGATCAGCAAGGAGCACATGCAGCCCACCCACCCCATCCGCCTGGGCCTGGCCCTCAACTACTCCGTCTTCTACTACGAGATCCAGAACGCCCCGGAGCAGGCGTGCCACCTGGCAAAGACCGCCTTCGACAACGCCATCGCCGAGCTGGACACCCTGAACGAGGACTCCTACAAAGACTCCACTCTGATCATGCAGCTGCTACGAGACAACTTGACGCTGTGGACGAGCGACCAGCAGGACGACGAGGGAGGGGAGGCCAACAATTAAAGAGTCCAAAACCTCATTCTGctccaaaaaatttaaaaacacacgcgctcacaaatgacaaaataaTACTAGatcttagaaataaaaaaaataatagggtgggggaggggggagagcagTGGATTGCGGCGACTAATTCCGCTGACGGTACTACCGGCTGctgctctttatttttcaacaaattaaaagtgaaaattaaaaaaacaaaaaaattgacTGAGGGAAGACAATTTTAGTTTGAGAAATAACCtaggagaggaaaaaagaatgAAACCCCCTTCCTTGGTAGCCTCTGCAACAATTGCCAAAATACCACTTTAGAAGCAAGAGGTATGTCATTCATCACAGTGACGATTGGGGAGCCACGCCGTCACACTGGCAGAGACTGGTCTTATCGCGCTAACGAAGCTGAGCTGTCCTGTTGTATTTGGTGAGAGGAGCATTCGGAAATTGAGTTTTCGATGCTCGAACAACCACAAAATCGGAGTAACCTTGAATGTCGCGGCCTTGCTTATCGAGCGGGAGAAAGACAAGGGCGAGTGTGagtgagcaagagagagagagcggacaGGTTGCAGAGGTGGAAAAGGGCTTTTATCGGGGCATCGTCGTTGACACCTTTAGTTGCACCACACTGATCGTCGGGTGTAAAGCATGTTGTCTCTTTTATTGAGGATGaaatcaaaaaaattaaataaatacttatttttgttttgctttgtgtcAGGTATGTTTCCAGCGCAGTCACACAGTGATACCGTCACTAAAAATACAAATTCATGACGTAAACCTAGTGCGGCTTGGCCCTCATGTGCTGGTgtgatttattaaataaatgaacagtTTTTGGACACCTAATTCTTATCGTCAGGATTGTTGTTACTACAACAATACTGGCTCCTTgtaggaaaaaacaaacaatttgaTTAACGGAAATCCAGATTACTACATTTTCAAAGAGGAAAAAACACGGGGATCGAATACACCATCACGAGTCGACCCTTACTCTCCAGTTATAGGATCTCCATAACAACCAGTAGGATCTGGGAAACGGCCCCGGCAGCCACACACACTCTATTCCTATACTCGGTACTGTTTGTGGACGGAGCACATGCAACGTTAAGTGGAAGCTCTAAAAGCAGATCTGAGGTTTGTGGATTTACTTTGTCTTCACGTTCTTCTCGGTCAAGAGATGCACTCGCCTATTCTACTGTTTCTTCAGTGTAGGATGATAACTGCTCCAATATTCTCCATAATACAACATTGTGCATGCTGGTGATGTATTTATACAGTAGCTTCAATTCATTAACTTATACTCTAGATGTTATGTATTCATATGAAGATGGAATTACAAGACCTTAATTGGattcttttctatttctttttattGCGATTGTTAGCTAGACCTTACTTTAAATCTGTGTTTTCTTTACTCCATTTGCTGAAGTACACTATACCAAAACAGTGATTGTTGACAATAAATTGATCTGTTATGGACATTGCTATGGTCCCATGCAATTCTTGGTATGGCTGACAAAAATAAGATACTCCATGGTAAGTCGAGGATTTAAAATGTCCACTTGAGTAGATGCACGGAAGTGTCATCTATAAAATGTACAGCAAGTATCAAAAGTGAAAGTCGGCTTTACGTGAAGCAGAACTCTGGGAAGGAAACAATGATTTTTGTAATCCAGTTTGGAAAAGATAACACGTTGTGTTCGCATCCTTATCAAGTAAAAGAAGACATTTATAAATTGTAACTTTGTTAATATAATAAATTAGTGGATGTTCTGAACCTGTGTGTAGTTCAAAGGTCCACGTTCTCTTCCGGGTATCGTTACTCATCGTTTCCCTGATTATACAGACCGGATTTGTGACATCTCTCCCGTTAGTTTTCGAGTGACACATTCAGCGTGTCTAAATCCCTGCACAGCTGTGCAGTTTGCATGACAACCTGACCAGAGACATTAAAGGTGAACACTTGTGTCAGAGCAGGGCCCTTTAATCTGtcgaaaataaacattttacgaGCTGATcaaaatgttctgtttgttaAACTAATCAgatgtcaaataaatgaaatagacTACTAATGTAAAAGGTTTCCTCTCAAATGTAGAGAGGGACATTGGGGTGGACATAAACTGCAGTAAAGTACCTCTTAAttgtacatacagtatatatagtagGCTACAAGTTTTCATCACTGTTGCTGGGCAACCTGCATCCAAATGCACCACTTCGCAAATGCTGTCGGAGAagtatcagcacacacacacacgcggaggACGATCGCTCCAACAGTGGCAGGAGGCCTTCGTAGTTCATTACCCCCTCGAGGACGAGTGCATTCAAGAGTCACTCGGCTCTGGCTGAAGGCGGCAGAGAACAGCTGGAAGTTCAAGAGCTcctgaaaagaaaaatataaccGGCAATTAGAAACCTTGAGCTAGTGTGAGTGAGATATGACTCGACAGGGTTGGAGTGGAAGACAAATACTGGTATTTTAAGACAACTGtcacagagaaagacagagaagtggtatttcaaaaatattttgcGGAAACTGGTCATATTTTATGTTGCTCACATTATTTTTGCATCAATGTAACATGCAAGTCAGATGTATGGGATAGTGTTGCATCAATATCCCTGAAATATTGAATACAGCTGATTTGATTTCTGTCCGTTCCTTCCCTTGCACTCTAAATCATGATTTATTCTATACAGAGaagatatttaaaaacacaaatcgcCGGCTCGTGGGGAACATAGCAGAAGTAAAAGTGTGCTCTGATATGTGTcccaaataaatattatttcaaaCCGACTGCTCTCATCTCTCATGAATCTGCAAACATGCTGCAGCCTTTTGCAGCTGGAGACGAGTCATGAGGTGGAAAGAGTACGAGATGATCAAATGTATAGGTATACGTTAAAGTATAAACTGCACAGTGGAACAACATCAGCAACATGACCCCTCATGTCCAAACCAACAATAATATCCATTTACGGCACTTTACGTCCTCCACAACAAACAACCAAAAGATAATTTAACAAAAAGGACCTTTAgctaaacaaaaaataaaacatctccaTGGCCGACAAAATAACCTATATAAACTCCCCACGCCACCTGCAGCCCAGCGGCAGTGACATCTCTCGGTCCAAGAGTTATTTTACTTACTTCCTCCTGGGTCACCAGGGAGTCCTCCTCGGTCTgttttagggccatattttcatCGATAGCCTTTTAGCATGCGACAAACGACGTGGGTGTGTTTGATTTGGGTCACTGGGTGTTTATTTTAGTGAGGAGTGACTACTAAAGAAATGCaagcttttagtttttttactgtGTGAACACGCAAAACTGATTACCAATTAAGACGTGCTAGACACCCAGCCAGTGAACAGAAACATTTAGAACATGTATCACTTCAGGGTTCAAGTCACCTCTGACCTGCAgcttcagacagacaggtgaacatGCAACTATTATTTAGAATGTGACTTAAATACAGTAATTACAAATACCATACACACTTAAGATTTAAAGGAATATAAGTACAATACAAGTAAAAAGAAGCTGTGTTACAATAATCAGAGTATTTGTTGCATCCTCACCGCACAACAGTGTTTTTATGCCAAACGCTAACGTAATGGTGagaatgctaacatgctgattgGCATCAGGTGTGATGCCTATGTGTCACCATGTTCAACATCTTGGACGCTTGTTGTAACATTTCAGCCAAAGGGGACGTTGATGTCTGAGATTTCAACTCATCTAACACGGGATGAGAAGTTTCAGTCAAACCACAACTGTCCGactaaaaataaaagagttcAAGTCAGAAAAACTTGTCCTCTGGGGACCAGGAATGTTTGTACGGAGTTGAATGGTAATCcagttatttcatatttatactTCAGCCTGGACTGAAGTAATTGCCGGACCTGGAGCCATGTTGCTCGCGTGGTGGCGGTAGCTCACTCACTTGTGGGGCCATTGAGGCGACAGACTGTTTTCCTCCTAAAGCAGATCATCTCTGATAATTAATGGGATGGTCATCTCATTATCGTACTATGGAATTGTTCATGTCAAGCTGGAAGAAATGGCTGACATCCGGAGCAGTGTTAGAAATTCCTCACTCAGCCACCAGACTTTTGCATTATTCATAAAAGACTGACCTCAAAAGACATGACCAATCAAACTGGACCAAGAGCAGGCGGACACAGCTGTACTGTTCTCAACATTATCAATCCTTCACATCCATTATAAACATTTCCACGCAAAGAACTCAACGGAAATAACGAAACGTATGCCGTCTTTTGGAGCAAGGAAGCCAGGAATGACTGGGCTGGAAAGCTGGAAATTGATGTCAATTGAGagctacttcttcttctttttaaatttttaggcggatggcatccagtgaacggtgcatttccgccacctactgtagtggagtgtggaccagagtaccctatccccttacaaaaccaaacaaacaaaacaaaacccaacaaaatacccacaaaacaaaatcaataaaccaaacaaaacaaaacggagattcaaaaatgtcagtgctttaaattctattgcttaatcctgtttctttcaaatattgtaatacctgtcctacccccaattttaacgcatctgttagatttagttcctccactcccagcttcctcttcaacatgtgtcgctcaagtgtgtatttctgacaatgATAAATTATATGTTCGACAGATTCTGGTACTTGATAGTGCTCACATCGTCCTGTTGGGTGTTTATTTACtagatgcattgttttgttcagcCTTGTGTGCCCAATCCTCAGTCTGGTTACTATGTGTTCTTCTACGGTGCTTCTTCTAGCTGGCCTCCCTTTGCCAACTTCCCTCTGCACAGCATACAGATgtcttagatagatagatagatatgtaaatatagacagtgtgcaaaatgcaaagtgtgtgtatgtgtgtagtgtaagtaaatgaaatgtgtgaagtgcagatcaacatagtgtggatataaagttattattgtagttattgcactatgatctggcaagaggtgatctgttatagagcctcatagccgtcggcaggaatgttctcctgtatctgtccttgtggcagcggagcgtgaggagacgtctggagaaagtcctcctctgtccctgtaggaggtggtggagagggtggtccgggttgtccaatatggacacaagtttcttcaacgtcctcctctccaccacctgttccaggtgctccagctggcagccgatgatggagccagccttcctcaccagtttgttaagacggctggtgtcacggctcgatgctgcacccccagcagacaatgacgaagtgcagcacactggccacaacggACTGGTAGAATGACTCCAGCaccttgctgcacacgttgaaggatcaagctttctcaggaaaagagtcgactcatccccttcttgtacacagcgttgatgttggccttccagttcagtcggctgtcgatggagacgcccaggtacttgtactcctccaccatgtccacgcccactcccaggacactcagaggtgtaggagctgtcgccttcctcctgaagtccaccaccatctctctggtcttggccacgttcagccgcaggtggttctcatcgcccactttacaaagtcactcaccactgccctgtactcctcctcccgtccatccctaatacacccgaccactgcagagtcatcagagtacttctgcagatggcatgactctgtgttgtactggaagtcactggtgtacagggtgaagaggaagggagacagaacagttccctgtgggctccaacatcactgaccaccgttccagacagcacacggcccattctgacaaactgtggtctgcctgtgaggtagtcagtgatccaggagatggtggacgcgtccacaccgaccacccgcagcttctcactcagcagcagtggctggatggtgttaaatgcactggagaagtcaaagaaagtgactctcagagacaccggttccatccaagtgcgactgagctcgttgcagcaggtagatgatggcgtctgttaagaatataaaaatacatacttaGTCCCCCATGTCCCTCgctttgcattaaggccccgaagcaccaaaccgtgtgtccttctatggcattagggctctgaccagagagaacagctcatacgcatgctcacccacatgttttggaacatactgacactgctggataagaagcacagatactgtaggtACAAACACTTCtggacctcggccagaagatgacacatccacacaggaaGATAATCAGGAACTCTGTGCAACCCTTGGCTCTGACCTCATCCTGACCGCTCAGTCatagaattgagatttaaataagagccgtacctgtcaccgtcaaagaacttgtttatgaaagcaacagatagtttcaatgccttttagtttctattatattaacccttgtgttgccttagggtcattttgacccgaatcaatattacaccctccccccgccttaggattaatttgaccccattcaatgtttaatgtcggtgttctttcggtagtcaacaaacaaacataaagtgcctcacacttaaacttggaaaacaatattaattctaataattttctggaggttttaattgctggcgtcaaattgaacccaaagggtaaaatatgttagtaaatataatataattaaatcgggtcaaaatgacccaaaggcggggggagggtgtaatattgattcgggtcaaaatgaccctaaggcaac contains:
- the ywhag1 gene encoding 14-3-3 protein gamma-1, with the translated sequence MVDREKLVQKARLAEQAERYDDMAAAMKLLTELNEALSNEERNLLSVAYKNVVGARRSSWRVISSIEQKTSADGNEKKIEMVRAYREKIEKELEAVCQDVLNLLDNFLIKNCNETQHESKVFYLKMKGDYYRYLAEVATGEKKAAVVESAEKSYSEAHEISKEHMQPTHPIRLGLALNYSVFYYEIQNAPEQACHLAKTAFDNAIAELDTLNEDSYKDSTLIMQLLRDNLTLWTSDQQDDEGGEANN